Within Spodoptera frugiperda isolate SF20-4 chromosome 22, AGI-APGP_CSIRO_Sfru_2.0, whole genome shotgun sequence, the genomic segment AATTGATTGGAGAAATCACAGAATTAATTGGGGCTAGCATTGGATTTACCGGGGCCAACATTGGATTATAAGGCGCCAACATTCCATAATCACCCAGACCCAACCCTGGAATAATCACGTCGGGGGATGCAGATGGAAGAGTATTGGATAGCaaattgcttaccaccagaaGCTGTAAAGCATTAGCCAGGTTATTAGCTACGGAGCTATCTTGAATAATAGTAGTGGCTGGAATGGATAATTGGTTGGGTAAGACTGCCTCCATTCCATAAGGTAGGTCGACTATGGGTGGGTAATTCTGGCCAATTATGACCTGGTTTTGTAATAATGTGTCTGCAACTGGGACTGGCATTGGAAGGATGTTCTGTCCACATCCAGGCACGATGCGGTTCAGGCATTGTGCGGAGATGGTCTGTAAATAAAGGTTACGTGTTATTAGTCCATTTTGAATTAAGTATTACAATTTGATTGCTTGTTTCTAGACGTTTTGACAATCTCGAGGTAGGTATTGTGGAGATTTTATAAACTATGGCGGCTTAAGATTTCTTTTCATtcaaagtaagtaaaataaaaataaatatctttatgcCTTTTGtacccgaaagggtaggcagatgtgcacattatggcacataatgccactatacaaatgtaaacccacttttcacaatttatggtataagtcccatgtaatagggggtgagcctactgccatatTTTGGGCACAaaaccagactccgtgctactactgagaaattttcgaaaaaccgaaaaaagctcaataATATCTTGCCCGACTCGGggatcgaacctgagaccccttgcccggcagtcacaagCTGTTATGTTATACAGCTTATTAACGATTTCAAATATCAATACTCACATTAAACAAAGCGAATTGAAGGCAAACCAAGGCAATGATTTTTCCAGtcatttttaatgtttcaaaTAACTTCTTGTTATGAATACTGTATTTCTTTCATTGTAAAACTTActttatatacttaattattatctaaagtTTGTAATAACTTATCTAGTTAGTGATATGTTAGGTATTTCTTAAGTTATATTGCGTAATTAGCGTTTCAATTTGCTGATAATGGTCACGTGGAAAACTGTTTGTCACCACTTTTTGCGGTGTCGAAAGAGGCGATTAAGGAAATgcatatttgacagagactgggTAGCAACGTTCTTTGATAAACGTAAACTATGGTCTTCTACTATCCTTTCCTTTTTGTGGAGGGAACATCATCAAATGCTATttttcgccttgggtgagatgagagagagtgtcagactcttgttAACTAATAAAAACCGCCCCGTGTGTTACCTGCTTAAAAGCAAATAATGTTTACACTATTTTAATTCATCTAAAATAAGTACGGTACTTTTAGTGACATCTATTagtaatttgactgcacggttggtgcggtggctgggcaactggctgccgcgcaacgggtagcgggttcgattcccgcacggagcaactctttgtgtgatccacaaattgttgtttcgggtctgggtgtcatgtgcatgtgaacttgtatgtttgtaaacgcacccacgacacaggagaaaatcctaatgtggggcaatgttatataaaaaaataaaataaaaaaaaatctgttacgGCCTAAGAAAACTGAAACATGGTTACATTAAGAGCGCCATCTATTATAGAAATCCTGTATCTATTTTAGTGAGTAACCCAGTAAAAACTTTTTTGAGAagaatttttttaagaaaattcatCGCGTTTTTTTTCGAGCacatccatttatttatttaaatataatttattaaaacatggctctcctacacttaaaacgAGCATACATTACTACTTTTTGCTACTCTATTGGTTGAAATATAGAGAAGGAACCTTACAAAGGAAAATAAACCACAACAACTGGTATTAAAgcactttattttatacaaatgatcttttcaaaaatgatacTGGAACGTTTTGATTTTAGACCAGCCGTTGCTGTTGCCGGGACTGTAGAATGACGTCAAACCCGGGGAGAAGTTCCACGTCATTGGTCTGAAGAACCACGAGGCTGTAGTTGGCAACGCTGGGTGAATAAATTGTGCTGGAACATTAAAATACACCAACTAACTAGGTACCCTTTTGTCGGttaaaaattttagtttttttatggtataaaacggtaaacgagtagatggagCACTTGATGTCAAAAgtcaaaaaagtcaaaatcatttatttcaaatagaccaggaaggcacttttgaacgtcaaagcaaatataataatattaataacgtctgtctgtcggttagtcctctagtgaagctatttgatcgttccaaagtgtagattcctatggagaagaacgagcaagaaactccataggttactctttttcaatcagatttacaatacaattattggtTACATGGTGGATAATTGccgatggtaagtaattgccgctgcctatggatacccgaaacaaaACGCatgcgtagtttcacgtcggttttctgtaaggccgtggtatcactcctgtcgagccgacccagcagtgctgaactatactatactactatTCTTGGTTGTTGTTCAAGTTTTTGAGATCGTTGTGAATAGACAAACggattgtgtattttattgtgcgccttaaattcctaacccccaaaaggccggcaacgcacttgtaagttgtaacgcctctagtgtttcaagtgtccatggacggtggcaattattgcttaccatcaggtgatccgtctgctcgtttactgggtTATACCACAGAAATATTGAATCCACAATCggcttaaaattaatttctatttttgagatcttaaagaaattttaaaaagtttaaaaacatgAGGTGAAAGATGGTAAAAATAGGCGGTATACGCTCCTGTTATGGCTAAAGATAGTTAAAGGAATTAAAATGGGTAAGGGGCTTATCCCTtacctattaaaatataaaaatggctTTGGACTTATCCAAAGCCATTTTTAAGCTGTATGCTCTTTTTTGACGTGGTGAAAGCAATAGTGTAGATGTAAGTGAGATAATGTAAGAAAATTATGTAAGATAGTAAAATTAGATGGTAAAAATGTGTAAGAGTTCAGTCCAAAGTCATTTTAAAGCGTCATGCTCCTTTTTTGACGTTGTAATCTAAAAAAATGGTGTAGAAGATGGTAAAAATGGATGgtaaaaaaataggtaacacTTAAGTCCAAACCCATTTTTAAGCGTCATTCTCTCATTTCGACATGAAGATTTAAAGTAGCAgtgtaaaatatagtaaaatggGTAAGAGTGAAGTCCAAAGCAATTTTTAATCTCCATACTCTTATTTTGATATGAAGATTCAAGTTAGTAAGTGTAGAAGATAGTAAAAATAGATAGAAAAAATGGGTAAGAGGTAAGTCCAAAGTCATTTTTAAGCGTCATTCTCTAATTTTAACATGAAGATTCAAGGTAATAGTGTAGAAGATAGATGGTAAAAATAGGTAAGAGTTAAGTCCAAAGCCATTTTTAATCTTCATGCTCTTATTTTGACATGAAGATTTAAGGTAGCAGTGtagaaaatagtaaaaatagaTGGTAAAAATGGGTAAGAGGTAAGTCCAAAGCCATTTTTGAGCTTCATGCTCATTTTTGACTTGGTAATaattaagtgtaaaatatagtaaaaatagaTGGTAAAAATAGGTAAGAGTTAAGCCTGAAGCCATTTTTGAGCTTCATGCTCATTTTTGACGTGCTAATCTAAAGAAATGGTGTAGAAGATAGTAAAAATAGATGGTAAAATAGGTGAGAGTGAAGTCTAAAGTCATTTTTAAGCTTCATACTCTCATTTTGACATGAAGATTAAAGGTCGCAGTGTAGAAGATAGTAAAAATAAAGGTAGCAGTGTAGAAGATAGTAAAAATAGGCTGTAAAGATGGGTAAGAGGTAAGTCCATAGTCAGTATTGGACATTACGCGGCGGGCTCGGTGTGGTGGTCGCCATGCAAGACATTGGTCCATGCCGGTCAAGCCCCAAGTTTGTCCGAGGTTTCAACGGGATTGGATGATGATGGTACATTTTATGCACATCTGCAattgtttaaacattttattaaacatgtacaattttatttgtagtttgTTTGGGATAAGctgatgttttcatggttgtatctactgtagatcctggcttacaggagttgtagcggtatgggaggttgtggcgggcttgtcccattaaaaaaaaagcgaaTAAAAGGTTGCctatgatttttatatcatGTTTTAACTGCTATTTGTAATTTTGAAACGATTTTTAGCTGTCCCAGTTATCCAGTGGTTATGTAAGGTATGAGTATGGCTTTTCGGTTTTCAAATAGCTCTCATATTTTGGTCACATCTCTTTACACAGTTTCGAAGTACAATCAAGTGCCTTTGTCCCATAGCCATATGCAATGCgtcgccttttatcctcgaaggggtaggcagagatgcacattacggcatggaACGTCTCGACCAACGACGCATTCGCAAGCCGTATATAtgtcatataaaatacaatgactctcaattattaatataaaagatCTTATTCTAtggtgtttatttataatatattgcCTTTATTTAACCGTAGTATGGTGGTGGCGCTCCCGGGTAATAGGGCAAGCCCGGGATGTAGTTATACCCAGGAATATAACCCGGGTATCCGTATGGAAACCATGCTTCGAtactctgaaaaaaaaatacatttaaacaaGAAAGCCGAAAGGTGGTGGTGACGCCAATAACCACTTTTTATGTGaagggaaagtcatccaatgtcttttcccgcccttgggcgaggcgagagggagtgtcagactcttactgactaaaaaccaccccattcctactcctgcttttcgagctggatccccggtaacccgctaggtagtccgcagctccggataaccaTAGTTCCCAAGGTACATAAGACTTATAATATGACTGGTAAATAGGGATGTTATATTTAGTTTGGATTTGATTATCCTAACATTATTAACCTTTTTACGCTTTATCTTCTCAACCAATGAaattttgcataattatgtatcataGTTGGGATGGTCGTAGAGGCCCGGAAACCCGGCTTAAGACGCCATGGCTAAGTACCAATGTAATTTTTTCtaagttatattttctttcgaagcatatttagacaccaccgaCTAACGGtggaagaaaaacatcgtgaggaaacctgggcttataatttctaaatataagtttcaaatcgtcaacctgcattgagcaagtgtggtgattattgctcaaaccttctccgtactaGAGAGGGAGTACAAATAGATATAAgctaatttaaaactaataatttaaaaataagaatcCTTACCTCAATAAAAGCCATTATAGCAGCAATGAGAACGAAAATTCTCAACAGCGCCTCCATTTTTAAAGATGTCTTCTTTTTCCCAAAATTCTAAGGTACTACCACACCGCGCGATAAGGCGGCGCCTTATAAATACCAAAACCACCTCTAATAATCAAATAATACGAGTTAATTTCCCTAATACATGTAAGTTATTTCACGGTGTATCAAAGAACAAGTTTGACTTCAGATTAACGGTATTGTTCGATTAAACTTCGATTATTAAATGTTCGATTTCGATTTGTAATTCCcggtttaataataataacaacatagaatttgttttattatacaaacgtgtgggagagccatgttttggcacgaatgggccggctcgaccggagtgataccacggccgagcagaaaatcgacgtgaaacaacgcttgcgttgtgtgagtgaggttaccggaggctcaattacttatccccttcccaatgtccgatttctcaacaacccttaaattcacccccataaggccggcaacgcacttgtaacacctttggtgtttcggttgtccataagcggcggcgattgctgaccgtcagttgatccgtctgcttgtttaccggcttataccggtTTATGGAATGGCAAACAACTGAGGAGGGAAcgttattgaatgatttttcccgccttgggagagagggagtgtcaaactctttctgactaaaaaaccCCGTTTCTTTTCCTGGTTTTTTAACACTCGATCAAAGAAAGTGTCGTCCCGGTCGCGTCGGTTTAATCGGTCGTTACAAACTCAGAAACGACAAAATGTAACGATATGGTTAGCTAGCAAATGAAGTGATTCttaagacaaaatatttaatgtgaTCAATTTAATGGTAATTTGACCAAACAAGTGCTTAAATCTTAATCTTTTTACAGTAGGGATgaacggggtatgaaaattaaaaaaatttagtctgtcagttagataatgaaaaaatattagacacgtattttttaattttgttatataagtcAAAAAGCCTTAGGTAAAACCAATcgaagtttagaagtgggagcaagtACGTCATATTTACGTATAAAATGCCATTtctgacgtcacgcgatatttcaaatcatttatCTTCAAaggtatttgtttccataagaaaattaaaattaggtacgtgtttgttttcaaataatctacaagacggacattcaaataaaaattagtcatctaccctattttacAAACTACTTGGGTCAGGATGTATTATCTGTTTATGTCATTTTTCATTCTCCCCTTTTCATTACTAGATTCCGAAGTCTGATTACATCGACGTATCTTAAATTTACTTCTTTTTCATGTTATTCCTCTCAGTagggtaaaaaaaaaacataaataaaacgcaatatcacaataacaacaattttattcaacaaaacacaataaattactttaaacctAACAACTCAAATTTgaaaacagcgccatctatgttTTGAAACGCGAACTATTTCACTAAAACAAATCGTTCATTGAAAACAGATCCTGATCGGCAAAAACAGCATAAGGAGATTGGAAGTCCTGTCGTGGATTCAAAGAACCGAAAGAGTAAGAATCTGAATAAGATTTTACAGGTGCCAAAGCTTCATAAGGCGACATTAACGCCAAGCCATTTCTAGTAGGTTTATAACTCTTTGACAAACCCTGTTCAGGGTAATTTGAACCTCCAATAAAATTGGAATTCGGTACAGTTGGTACTGAACACGGAGGTGCATAAGGACTgttttcgcttgcagctttagCTAGTAATGATTCTTTGGGTGGTGGTGAATTTAGAATATTACTAACGATAAGTAATTGTAAAGCAACAGCTAAATTGTTAAGCAATTTTGCATCAACGCTTGATTTTTCTGCTTTAAGTTCTGTTTTTGGAGCAACCAAATTAGGTAGACCTATCGCGGTTAGCGGCGGCGGAGCGGACACAGGTCTAGGTTGATTGGTCGGTGGCAAGGATTGCTGTAATTTAGAAACCAGATTAGGAAGAGCTAAGGCTGCAAGTGTTTGTGGTGAAGGCGGAGGTCTTGGTTGACTGGGTGCACATGGTTGGCTCGGTGGTGGTGGTTGAGCTGGTACAGCAATTGTGTGGGGTTGGGGCAACCCCATCAGTTGAAGGTACTGCTGGACTGTTGGTTGAGGGTATGATGATAGTACCTAGAACAAAAAAACGAAGATTTAAGTGCGTAATTCGTCTtataagtagaaaaaaaaacaataataaatgcaTGGACTTAAGTCGATTGTAGCGCCATCTAGTCAACGCCAAAAATTAAGATAACCAACGTATAATAAGAGAAGTCCTTTGTTATTGGTTCCttatcgaatgttaaaaaaaatacggtttactcacgaacATGAAtggggaaaagctctactagtttcgagtcacagagggactctttatcaagACGCAATGACGTCACGCAGCCAGCTGACTACTagtagtaggctgcgcgacgtcaccgcgtctgcgcacgctgctcatgatgaagacagtgatttttagtttatctCTCTATCCCACtgaaactgcctcgttggtcgagtggtcgcaagtgggactgccggacaaggggtcgcgggttcgattcccgggtcgggcaaagtattgctggacttttttcggttttccgaaaattttctcagtagtagcacggagtctggaattgtatccagtatatggcaataggctcaccacctattacatgggacttataacacaaatggtgaaaagtgcacattgtatagcggcataacgtgccgtaatgtgcacttctgtctaccccttcggggataaaaggcacaACGTTACACtacctatcccataaaaaacacaaataaacatacctttaaaacaaaacactgtatcaataaaaaacaaatgaatgctCGTGCCATTTCGAACTTACAGAACACCGATTAAAGAAAAATTACAATTTGATTggtaatttatattgaaacatCATTGATACGTCAGGAGTCTGTTATCTTTACTCTATCAAGACGTGATCACAATCTTAAGATGATgatttaaagataaaatagtaTGTGTGATTTATCTTTGTAAGAGTATATGATAGGAAAGATCGGTgttgataatttttattattttttaccatgaagcaaatacaaagaggagatgtcgtAATTGATTTTCTCTTTGACATAATGCGTGACGCTTTATGAGGAGCAACCACGAATCTCTCTATTTTCTATCTAGTGGTCCTATACTACAAAAaggtgaataggtactttcgtgtgttccatcttcggccacatcttcgcttcgccgtcctggcagtaagcgggttggtggccaaacgcagacttaccaacgttaaaaaaagattaaattgtgccactttctgagcctGACACTTTTTTACCTAAAATAGGTAATAACTAAATACCATGGGAAACCCTGAATTAAATTCCATAAATTCGGTTAACATATAAATCATTGAATATATTTGTAGTAGATTATAAATTCATAACTTCCGTACCGGATAACAGGCCGTAATAAATTATGAACGGTTTTTGTAAAAGCCAATTTATTGCGGAAATTGTATTGGAAGTTATTGTGGATTAATTAATAACTCATTTGTTCATacagaattataataaaactagcttccgccagcggcttcgtccgagTTGTGcgttgggataaaaagtatcttattacccaagtcaactcatattttctttttatggctTTTTTTTAGAGGttaaaaatcatctaattactgctcccgccttgagtgtcagactctcactgactaaacaccaccccgttaggaacggggtggtgtttagtcaagTCAAGTTTAGTGTTTAGTCAATTCAAGCAGGAGTAGTCCTGCTTTGAGCCACAGCCCTGGTAATCCCTTAGGTTTTCCGCAACTCTGGATCAGACGAACCCTTTGCAGTTACgcttacaataacaaaatcgtTTAACTAGGCAGATGATACAATTTTATACGATCATAATTCAACGAGTCTTGGTTTCGATTcttgcacggaacaactctttgtgtgatcgacaaatGGTTGTTTTGGGGCTGCGTATCATGTGTAtagcttgtatgtttgtaaactgtgcaactacgacacaggagaaaatcctagtgtagggcaacgtttgaaaaaatgtatgtatcagccacaagacgtccactacttACCATAGACCTTCCCTAGTGACTTCCTGACATcaacttatcaaaataaaattaaagtaacattacaacaaaaattataaCACTTGCCTAATAACACGATTCGCTGTAAAAATATCACTAACGTAATCATTTCAATGTCAATGTGtcaatattatatcaatattagttaataaataatgtggTAGCAAAAATGTGGTATATAaggaaatttattaaaacttatcaGAGAAAGACAAAATGGCTTTCAGGCTTCTATTTGTTTGTGCAGTTTTAGTTTGTACGGTaagttgaattaattattatattatcctCCACAGGCGAAGCTTCTGGGCTACTGAACTGGGGGAGTCAGACGTCTGCTTGGTAGGGGTTAGCCTAGTCTAGTAGTCTAGTCTTCCACACGCGCCAGTCGAGGAAAGGAAGCAGCCATTGAAGGCTACTGGCATGGTGGGAACCGTCGCAAAATGCTTTAAAACTGCAAGGCCAACCCGGTTCGCGGACTATCTGGAACTGCGGacactacctagcgagtttaccggggctccggctcgaagggcagaagtaggaacgggtgttttttaagtcaataagaGGCTGACGCTCCCCCTCGCCTCAGTCAAGGTGGGACAAGTTgttggataattttcctcccTAAAAAAGGCAAGGCGTGAAGATTATGGCACATGAGAGGCATGTATAGGAGGCCATTCATAATCCAACAGTTGACTGTCACAATCTAATTatgtcttaaataataattttaataaaagttttttctTCTTTCAGACAACAGCCCAATTTCCGCCGTCACGGATTCAGCCACAGCTACGTAATCAATTACCTAAAATCTGCAACTCACCTCCCAAGATCTGCGACCCGCCGCCACGGATCTGCGACACACCAAGAATTTTAAACCAGCCACCGCAGATATGTGATTCACCACCAAGAATTCTTAACCCAGCATCACAGATCTGCGATCCGCCTACAAGATTATTCAACCCACCTTCACTTTGTGATCAACCACCTCGTTTGTTTAACCCACCACAATTATGTGAGTCACCACCTAGAATCTGCGACTCACCGCCTCTCATTTACAACCCACCGCCTCAAATATGTGATTTGCCACCAAGAATCTGCGACCAACCACCACGTATCATGAACCAACTCCCACAAATCTGCGATACACCTCGTCTAATCAATCCGCCGCAGATCTTAAATCCGCTGCCATGTGACCCAACACCTCAGATCTGCAACTCACCTCCTAAAATCTGCAACTCGGAAACACAAGTAATTGTGGACAATTCTCTTTCTACTGCCCTCGCTAATGCTTTACAAATGTTGCTAATGAATAATCTAATCGAGAAGTCAATGAAGTTACCATGTGGATGCGACTCCATACCCATCCAAGGTCAAATCTATCCTCCaataattgattatttaaatCCTCAAGTGGATTATATTAATCCTTATGCTCCTTGTGAGCCTATAATAACTCCTTGTGAAGTTATACCCCCTTGCCCATGCGAGCAGGTTGTAGAAGTTATACCCAATGTCTATTATCCAGAAGTAATGTCTATACCTAATATTGGATGCGGATGTGAGCCCAATTACATAGGCATACCGAATTATGGGTGCGGATGTGATCAAAACTACGTAGGTATACCTAATTATGGATGTGGATGTGACTATGGGCAGAATTATGGAGTACCATATGGATGCGGATGTGATGTGAGTCCTTATGGCTTGCCTAATGTTGGTTGCGGATGTGGAAAGTTTGGCAAACAGAATATCGGTGAATTGTTAGCCAGTATGTTAGGATCAAGATTTGGCTGTGATGGGCTTATTCCATCTTGTGGATGTTCAAACTTGGATCCTCTAAGCCTTATAGAATCCTGTTTGTCTACCAATAAGTATGGGATCTACTGATCTTGTATTTTTGTTGGATAGGTGATTATTAAGTCCTTATTAATTAAgtgatattttaatgtattttttgtattagtattgttatgtattgaaaaagaaagaagaaataaaagaattagttaaaatttatttggttttaattttaattttataaaaactatcgtgagacatacttactaaattaactaaaaaattacggtttactaaGTAGACTGCGCGAAGTCGCCGCGTCAGCGCACGCTGCTAATTATGAAGAATCCCTCATTGAATCGAAACTAGCTTTTCTCTATTGATGTACGTGAGTATACCGTGctttttaggtaatttatttggttttattataattaagtcaaagtcaataatATCACTCTATGCTCATGTGCCATGGGCCATCActaaatagtataaaacaaagtcactttctctgtccctatgtccctctgtaagtttaaatctttaaaactacgcaacggatttagatgcggtttttttaatagatagagtgattcaagagggtggtttatatgtataatacatgcataatatatcactattgcacccatgcgaagctggggcaggtcggTAGTTGGAAATAAGACACAAAAttaggtaaaaaaaaactttaattatttcttacaaaacataaattatttcttaaactaACCTCTTATATTACCTAGCATACCCATTAACGTATTGAGTAGAGCATTAACATTAGCCGTACCTAATTGAGCATTGGGACACGCTGGAGAAACGGCCGTAGGTATTACAGGCGGCGGAATGACACCTGGCGTAATCATGTTTGGCGTAATCATATTTGGCGTAATCATGTTTGGCGTAATCATATTTGGCGTAATCATATTTGGCGGAATTACGTTTGACGGAATCATGTTTGATGGAATTACGTTTGGCGGAATAACGTTAGGCAAAATCATATTATGCGGATTCAAACTAGGCACAGAAGGATAAAAGTTAGACGGAACATAATTACCAACAATATTGGACTGAGCAATATTACTATTCACTATTTTTGGCATAATTAGATTATTGAGAGCAGGCGACGCTAAATCGTTTAACACAGGCAAAGTTAGTTTGTTATTGCAATCTGAactgtatttattttgcaataggTTGCAAACTATCATCAATTGTATTGTGTTGGCTAAGTTCTCACAGATAGAGGGTGAGCAGTCTGTGATGAGAGTGGTTCTAGGGGCCGGAATGATCTTAGGAAGAGGGATAATGTTCGTGCTGGGCGGATCAATCACGTTGGGCGGTAAATTAATGAGTTTTCCATTTTCTAGATCTGCGATTGGCCTTGTGTATTGTGGGCGGAAAACTTGTGATGTTGCtagctgaaaaaaatgttataccatttaattttctatttagtaTTTGTCTTGGTAGTTTACCCAATTCGTAATGACTGGTAGtgcaccagagacgttacaagtccgctgacttgtaacgcctctggtgttgcgggtatccgtGGACGGGGTTGATTGCttataccatcaggtgatccgtcaaataaagtaattatttgagTGATTGCAAGACGTCTACAGTTTGACTGGGGGTGGtggttttacaaaaaaattagcGTAGCGTgtcaggataaaaagtaacctatgtattaatctagaccataatctac encodes:
- the LOC118279566 gene encoding uncharacterized protein LOC118279566; translation: MARAFICFLLIQCFVLKVLSSYPQPTVQQYLQLMGLPQPHTIAVPAQPPPPSQPCAPSQPRPPPSPQTLAALALPNLVSKLQQSLPPTNQPRPVSAPPPLTAIGLPNLVAPKTELKAEKSSVDAKLLNNLAVALQLLIVSNILNSPPPKESLLAKAASENSPYAPPCSVPTVPNSNFIGGSNYPEQGLSKSYKPTRNGLALMSPYEALAPVKSYSDSYSFGSLNPRQDFQSPYAVFADQDLFSMNDLF
- the LOC126912094 gene encoding uncharacterized protein LOC126912094 codes for the protein MAFRLLFVCAVLVCTTTAQFPPSRIQPQLRNQLPKICNSPPKICDPPPRICDTPRILNQPPQICDSPPRILNPASQICDPPTRLFNPPSLCDQPPRLFNPPQLCESPPRICDSPPLIYNPPPQICDLPPRICDQPPRIMNQLPQICDTPRLINPPQILNPLPCDPTPQICNSPPKICNSETQVIVDNSLSTALANALQMLLMNNLIEKSMKLPCGCDSIPIQGQIYPPIIDYLNPQVDYINPYAPCEPIITPCEVIPPCPCEQVVEVIPNVYYPEVMSIPNIGCGCEPNYIGIPNYGCGCDQNYVGIPNYGCGCDYGQNYGVPYGCGCDVSPYGLPNVGCGCGKFGKQNIGELLASMLGSRFGCDGLIPSCGCSNLDPLSLIESCLSTNKYGIY
- the LOC126912095 gene encoding spore coat assembly protein ExsA-like; the protein is MKSILIISTVILHNQLATSQVFRPQYTRPIADLENGKLINLPPNVIDPPSTNIIPLPKIIPAPRTTLITDCSPSICENLANTIQLMIVCNLLQNKYSSDCNNKLTLPVLNDLASPALNNLIMPKIVNSNIAQSNIVGNYVPSNFYPSVPSLNPHNMILPNVIPPNVIPSNMIPSNVIPPNMITPNMITPNMITPNMITPNMITPGVIPPPVIPTAVSPACPNAQLGTANVNALLNTLMGMLGNIRG
- the LOC118279567 gene encoding uncharacterized protein LOC118279567, with protein sequence MTGKIIALVCLQFALFNTISAQCLNRIVPGCGQNILPMPVPVADTLLQNQVIIGQNYPPIVDLPYGMEAVLPNQLSIPATTIIQDSSVANNLANALQLLVVSNLLSNTLPSASPDVIIPGLGLGDYGMLAPYNPMLAPVNPMLAPINSVISPINSCGCGPWVY